One genomic region from Cinclus cinclus chromosome 22, bCinCin1.1, whole genome shotgun sequence encodes:
- the SEZ6 gene encoding seizure protein 6 homolog isoform X2, with the protein MGPPPALLLPLLAALLRAPAHGFNGLARKTGESAEAEPTALPTPVEREAEAHFVSTAPTLKILNHHPLLEDLLHEAFLKKDYLAQAPFLPAGAGPLLPAGALQPAPDPPEPEPSPRTPALPRPAFPTDPLTTPAGRPGPWGEAWGAVPGADPSWSPSGVPESSTASPSQVPTTASTSLAPHAGATVMPGDEEGTTTTSTITTTTVTTLQGPAPCNRTLAGPEGWLVSPEPTGVPYDGSLDCTYTISVYPGYGVELKVENISLAEGETMTVESTGGLEPNLLANESFLLRGQVIRSPANLLTLRFQSPRPPSPGSYHFRYQAYLLSCPFPARPAFGEVSVSSLHPGGDARFRCSTGYQLQGTHRLVCRNATRPFWSAREPLCLAACGGVVRNATVGRIVSPGFPGNYSNNLTCHWLLEAPAGHRLHLHFEKVSLAEDDDRLIIRNGNNVEAPPVYDSYEVEYLPIEGLLSTGRHFFVELTTDSSGAAAGMALRYEAFEQGHCYEPFVKYGNFTASDPRYPVGTTVEFSCDPGYTLEQGSTIIECVDPSDPQWNETEPACRAVCSGELTDTAGVVLSPNWPEAYGKGQDCIWGLHVEEDKRIMLDVRVLRLGSGDMLTFYDGDDLTARILGQYTGARGRFKLYASTADVTVQFQSDPGAGAFAYRQGFVIHFSEVPRNDTCPELPDIANGWKTSSQPELLHGTVVTFHCYPGFQLIGTDLLMCHWDLTWSGDLPSCERVTTCRDPGDAEHSRRVVSNPKFPVGATVQYVCDKGYVLAGAGTLTCHDRAAGGPKWSDRLPKCILETYEPCHNPGVPAGGRQNPERRLYPAGATLHFSCTAGRALLGEGSLRCLPGHPSRWSGSPPICKAASYDEFYSNRNLDAVAKAVPSGTTLEGTNVAIAVFLPVLVVALLIGGIYLYFSKLQGKPALQLPLAGSHPYDHITVESAFDNPTYETGSVFFAGHEGI; encoded by the exons GCTTCAACGGGCTGGCGAGGAAGACTGGGGAGAGCGCTGAGGCGGAGCCGACAGCGCTGCCCACGCCGGTGGAGCGGGAGGCAGAGGCTCACTTTGTGAGCACGGCACCCACGCTCAAGATCCTCAACCACCACCCTCTGCTGGAGGACCTGCTGCACGAAGCCTTCCTGAAGAAGGACTACCTGGCCCAGGCGCCATTCCTGCCTGCTGGCGCCGGCCCCCTCCTCCCTGCCGGTGCCCTCCAGCCAGCCCCTGACCCCCCAGAACCTGAGCCCTCACCCcgcacccctgccctgccccggcccgCCTTCCCCACTGACCCGCTCACCACAccagcagggcgtcccgggccGTGGGGGGAGGCGTGGGGGGCTGTGCCAGGTGCAGACCCCTCGTGGTCCCCCTCTGGGGTGCCAGAGTCAAGCACTGCATCCCCCAGCCAGGTACccaccacagccagcacatCTCTGGCACCCCATGCCGGGGCCACTGTGATGCCTGGGGATGAGGAGGGGACCACCACCACCTCTACCATCACCACCACTACTGTCACCACACTGCAGGGGCCAG CTCCCTGCAACCGGACGCTGGCGGGTCCCGAGGGCTGGCTGGTGTCCCCAGAACCTACTGGTGTCCCCTATGATGGCAGCCTGGACTGCACGTACACCATCTCTGTCTACCCTGGCTATGGCGTGGAGCTCAAG GTAGAGAACATCAGCCTGGCAGAAGGGGAGACAATGACAGTGGAGAGCACAGGAGGCCTGGAGCCCAACCTCCTGGCCAACGAGTCCTTCCTGCTGCGGGGCCAGGTCATCCGCAGCCCAGCCAACCTCCTCACCCTCCGCTTCCAGAGCCCCCggccccccagccctggctcctaCCACTTTCGCTACCAAG CCTATCTGCTGAGCTGCCCCTTCCCGGCACGGCCGGCTTTCGGGGAGGTCTCAGTCAGCAGCCTGCATCCTGGTGGGGATGCCCGTTTCCGCTGTTCCACGGGATACCAACTGCAGGGCACCCACCGGCTCGTCTGCCGCAACGCCACCCGCCCCTTCTGGAGCGCCCGCGAGCCCCTCTGTCTTG CGGCGTGTGGTGGGGTGGTCCGGAATGCCACAGTGGGACGCATTGTCTCGCCTGGCTTTCCCGGGAACTACAGCAACAACCTGACGTGCCACTGGCTGCTGGAAGCGCCGGCTGGCCACCGCCTGCACCTCCACTTTGAGAAGGTGTCGCTGGCAGAGGACGATGACAG GCTCATCATCCGCAATGGCAACAACGTGGAGGCACCGCCGGTGTATGACTCCTACGAGGTGGAGTATCTGCCCATCGAGGGGCTGCTCAGCACAGGGCGCCACTTCTTCGTGGAGCTCACCACCGACAGCAGTGGGGCCGCTGCGGGCATGGCACTGCGTTATGAGG cctTTGAGCAGGGGCATTGCTACGAGCCCTTTGTCAAGTATGGGAACTTCACGGCCAGTGATCCCCGGTACCCCGTGGGCACCACGGTGGAGTTCAGCTGCGACCCTGGCTAcacactggagcagggctcCACCATCATCGAGTGTGTCGACCCCAGTGATCCACAGTGGAATGAGACAGAACCAGCGTGCCGTG CGGTGTGCAGCGGGGAGCTGACGGACACGGCCGGAGTGGTGCTGTCACCCAACTGGCCAGAGGCCTACGGCAAGGGCCAGGACTGCATCTGGGGGCTGCACGTGGAGGAGGACAAGCGCATCATGCTGGATGTCCGCGT gctgcggctgggctctggggacatGCTGACCTTCTATGATGGGGACGACCTGACGGCACGCATCCTGGGCCAGTACACAGGCGCCCGTGGCCGCTTCAAGCTCTACGCATCCACTGCCGATGTCACTGTCCAGTTCCAATCTGACCCTGGTGCCGGTGCCTTTGCCTATCGGCAGGGCTTTGTCATCCACTTCTCTG AGGTACCCCGTAATGACACCTGCCCTGAGCTGCCGGACATCGCCAATGGCTGGAAGACGTCCTCACAGCCAGAGCTTCTCCATGGCACTGTGGTTACCTTTCACTGCTACCCTGGCTTCCAGCTGATCGGCACTGACCTCCTGATGTGTCACTGGGACCTGACGTGGAGCGGTGATCTGCCCTCCTGCGAGCGGG TGACAACCTGCCGGGACCCTGGGGATGCTGAGCACAGCCGCAGGGTGGTCTCCAACCCTAAATTCCCGGTGGGAGCCACCGTGCAGTACGTCTGTGACAAGGGCTATGTCCTGGCTGGCGCTGGGACCCTCACCTGCCATGACCGTGCTGCCGGGGGACCCAAGTGGAGTGACCGCCTCCCCAAGTGCATCC TGGAGACCTACGAGCCCTGCCACAATCCCGGCGTGCCGGCGGGCGGGCGGCAGAACCCCGAGCGGCGGCTGTACCCGGCAGGAGCCACCCTACACTTCTCCTGCACCGCCGGCCGGGCGCTGCTGGGCGAGGGCAGCCTGCGCTGCCTGCCAGGGCACCCCTCACGCTGGAGCGGCTCCCCTCCTATCTGCAAGGCAG cctcctACGATGAGTTTTACAGCAACCGTAACCTGGATG CTGTGGCCAAGGCCGTGCCCTCGGGGACAACACTGGAGGGCACCAACGTTGCCATCGCTGTCTTCCTGCCCGTGCTGGTGGTGGCCCTGCTCATCGGGGGCATTTATCTCTACTTCTCTAA GCTCCAGGGGAAGCCAGCCCTTCAGCTGCCTCTTGCTGGCTCCCACCCCTACGACCATATCACCGTGGAGTCGGCTTTTGACAATCCCACCTACGAGACAGGA tctgttttctttgcaggacACGAGGGAATATGA
- the SEZ6 gene encoding seizure protein 6 homolog isoform X1, translating to MPLSAWLTANLPSAETWHCSSHPLRCQGVPVAKVGDLLNPQPAGEAAGTSLHSRCASFNGLARKTGESAEAEPTALPTPVEREAEAHFVSTAPTLKILNHHPLLEDLLHEAFLKKDYLAQAPFLPAGAGPLLPAGALQPAPDPPEPEPSPRTPALPRPAFPTDPLTTPAGRPGPWGEAWGAVPGADPSWSPSGVPESSTASPSQVPTTASTSLAPHAGATVMPGDEEGTTTTSTITTTTVTTLQGPAPCNRTLAGPEGWLVSPEPTGVPYDGSLDCTYTISVYPGYGVELKVENISLAEGETMTVESTGGLEPNLLANESFLLRGQVIRSPANLLTLRFQSPRPPSPGSYHFRYQAYLLSCPFPARPAFGEVSVSSLHPGGDARFRCSTGYQLQGTHRLVCRNATRPFWSAREPLCLAACGGVVRNATVGRIVSPGFPGNYSNNLTCHWLLEAPAGHRLHLHFEKVSLAEDDDRLIIRNGNNVEAPPVYDSYEVEYLPIEGLLSTGRHFFVELTTDSSGAAAGMALRYEAFEQGHCYEPFVKYGNFTASDPRYPVGTTVEFSCDPGYTLEQGSTIIECVDPSDPQWNETEPACRAVCSGELTDTAGVVLSPNWPEAYGKGQDCIWGLHVEEDKRIMLDVRVLRLGSGDMLTFYDGDDLTARILGQYTGARGRFKLYASTADVTVQFQSDPGAGAFAYRQGFVIHFSEVPRNDTCPELPDIANGWKTSSQPELLHGTVVTFHCYPGFQLIGTDLLMCHWDLTWSGDLPSCERVTTCRDPGDAEHSRRVVSNPKFPVGATVQYVCDKGYVLAGAGTLTCHDRAAGGPKWSDRLPKCILETYEPCHNPGVPAGGRQNPERRLYPAGATLHFSCTAGRALLGEGSLRCLPGHPSRWSGSPPICKAASYDEFYSNRNLDAVAKAVPSGTTLEGTNVAIAVFLPVLVVALLIGGIYLYFSKLQGKPALQLPLAGSHPYDHITVESAFDNPTYETGSVFFAGHEGI from the exons GCTTCAACGGGCTGGCGAGGAAGACTGGGGAGAGCGCTGAGGCGGAGCCGACAGCGCTGCCCACGCCGGTGGAGCGGGAGGCAGAGGCTCACTTTGTGAGCACGGCACCCACGCTCAAGATCCTCAACCACCACCCTCTGCTGGAGGACCTGCTGCACGAAGCCTTCCTGAAGAAGGACTACCTGGCCCAGGCGCCATTCCTGCCTGCTGGCGCCGGCCCCCTCCTCCCTGCCGGTGCCCTCCAGCCAGCCCCTGACCCCCCAGAACCTGAGCCCTCACCCcgcacccctgccctgccccggcccgCCTTCCCCACTGACCCGCTCACCACAccagcagggcgtcccgggccGTGGGGGGAGGCGTGGGGGGCTGTGCCAGGTGCAGACCCCTCGTGGTCCCCCTCTGGGGTGCCAGAGTCAAGCACTGCATCCCCCAGCCAGGTACccaccacagccagcacatCTCTGGCACCCCATGCCGGGGCCACTGTGATGCCTGGGGATGAGGAGGGGACCACCACCACCTCTACCATCACCACCACTACTGTCACCACACTGCAGGGGCCAG CTCCCTGCAACCGGACGCTGGCGGGTCCCGAGGGCTGGCTGGTGTCCCCAGAACCTACTGGTGTCCCCTATGATGGCAGCCTGGACTGCACGTACACCATCTCTGTCTACCCTGGCTATGGCGTGGAGCTCAAG GTAGAGAACATCAGCCTGGCAGAAGGGGAGACAATGACAGTGGAGAGCACAGGAGGCCTGGAGCCCAACCTCCTGGCCAACGAGTCCTTCCTGCTGCGGGGCCAGGTCATCCGCAGCCCAGCCAACCTCCTCACCCTCCGCTTCCAGAGCCCCCggccccccagccctggctcctaCCACTTTCGCTACCAAG CCTATCTGCTGAGCTGCCCCTTCCCGGCACGGCCGGCTTTCGGGGAGGTCTCAGTCAGCAGCCTGCATCCTGGTGGGGATGCCCGTTTCCGCTGTTCCACGGGATACCAACTGCAGGGCACCCACCGGCTCGTCTGCCGCAACGCCACCCGCCCCTTCTGGAGCGCCCGCGAGCCCCTCTGTCTTG CGGCGTGTGGTGGGGTGGTCCGGAATGCCACAGTGGGACGCATTGTCTCGCCTGGCTTTCCCGGGAACTACAGCAACAACCTGACGTGCCACTGGCTGCTGGAAGCGCCGGCTGGCCACCGCCTGCACCTCCACTTTGAGAAGGTGTCGCTGGCAGAGGACGATGACAG GCTCATCATCCGCAATGGCAACAACGTGGAGGCACCGCCGGTGTATGACTCCTACGAGGTGGAGTATCTGCCCATCGAGGGGCTGCTCAGCACAGGGCGCCACTTCTTCGTGGAGCTCACCACCGACAGCAGTGGGGCCGCTGCGGGCATGGCACTGCGTTATGAGG cctTTGAGCAGGGGCATTGCTACGAGCCCTTTGTCAAGTATGGGAACTTCACGGCCAGTGATCCCCGGTACCCCGTGGGCACCACGGTGGAGTTCAGCTGCGACCCTGGCTAcacactggagcagggctcCACCATCATCGAGTGTGTCGACCCCAGTGATCCACAGTGGAATGAGACAGAACCAGCGTGCCGTG CGGTGTGCAGCGGGGAGCTGACGGACACGGCCGGAGTGGTGCTGTCACCCAACTGGCCAGAGGCCTACGGCAAGGGCCAGGACTGCATCTGGGGGCTGCACGTGGAGGAGGACAAGCGCATCATGCTGGATGTCCGCGT gctgcggctgggctctggggacatGCTGACCTTCTATGATGGGGACGACCTGACGGCACGCATCCTGGGCCAGTACACAGGCGCCCGTGGCCGCTTCAAGCTCTACGCATCCACTGCCGATGTCACTGTCCAGTTCCAATCTGACCCTGGTGCCGGTGCCTTTGCCTATCGGCAGGGCTTTGTCATCCACTTCTCTG AGGTACCCCGTAATGACACCTGCCCTGAGCTGCCGGACATCGCCAATGGCTGGAAGACGTCCTCACAGCCAGAGCTTCTCCATGGCACTGTGGTTACCTTTCACTGCTACCCTGGCTTCCAGCTGATCGGCACTGACCTCCTGATGTGTCACTGGGACCTGACGTGGAGCGGTGATCTGCCCTCCTGCGAGCGGG TGACAACCTGCCGGGACCCTGGGGATGCTGAGCACAGCCGCAGGGTGGTCTCCAACCCTAAATTCCCGGTGGGAGCCACCGTGCAGTACGTCTGTGACAAGGGCTATGTCCTGGCTGGCGCTGGGACCCTCACCTGCCATGACCGTGCTGCCGGGGGACCCAAGTGGAGTGACCGCCTCCCCAAGTGCATCC TGGAGACCTACGAGCCCTGCCACAATCCCGGCGTGCCGGCGGGCGGGCGGCAGAACCCCGAGCGGCGGCTGTACCCGGCAGGAGCCACCCTACACTTCTCCTGCACCGCCGGCCGGGCGCTGCTGGGCGAGGGCAGCCTGCGCTGCCTGCCAGGGCACCCCTCACGCTGGAGCGGCTCCCCTCCTATCTGCAAGGCAG cctcctACGATGAGTTTTACAGCAACCGTAACCTGGATG CTGTGGCCAAGGCCGTGCCCTCGGGGACAACACTGGAGGGCACCAACGTTGCCATCGCTGTCTTCCTGCCCGTGCTGGTGGTGGCCCTGCTCATCGGGGGCATTTATCTCTACTTCTCTAA GCTCCAGGGGAAGCCAGCCCTTCAGCTGCCTCTTGCTGGCTCCCACCCCTACGACCATATCACCGTGGAGTCGGCTTTTGACAATCCCACCTACGAGACAGGA tctgttttctttgcaggacACGAGGGAATATGA